A segment of the bacterium genome:
ATTTTTCTCCCCCAGAGAAGCAACGTATACAACTTTGTTGATGAGTACCGGATTAACCATGAGAACGATCAGCTCCCTTTTCGGTTATCAGGCTGGAATTATCAATCAGGCTCAATTCTCGGTTCTTGTGGCGGTGGCTGTTGCCAGTGCCACGCTCCGACCTTTCTGGCTCAGCGTTTTTTCCATCCGCATCATGCGTTTGAAGCGTTGGGAAGCGAGGTAGAGCCGGAACTGCTCGAAACACCGAATAATTCCGTAGCCGCCGAGCGTCCATCTCACTGAATCCCAAAGCCAATGCCGGAAACAATTCGAAAGCTCGTCTCGTGCTGATTGCCATTTGGATCGTTTACCAGCGGAATACCGACCGACACGAATGCGGACCACTGTCCCGACATCCCGATTCTCATTCCGGGCGAAACGTAAACAAGGTTGCCACCCGTGTTTTCATCCTCAACACCGGCAATTTTGTGTTTTTGCTGCCACTCACCGTTCAGCTCCAGGATCAGGTCCCAGATAAAATGAGGATGAGATTCATCTTGATGTTTCGCGTCATCATGATGATGGTGACGAAGCTCTTCTTGCCCCTTCCATCCATAAGAGAGGGCAAGGTTGTAGTGAAATAGATCACCCAGTTCCGTATCCTGCGATCCTTCCGTTGTAGCAGTATAAGGAACATTCAAATCCGCGAAGCTCTGGAAAGTTTCTTGGAGAATGCAAGTCCTGCGAGTAGGTCAGTTGAGCCGGAACCGGGCTGATGTTTCTGTTTCAAAGGTAACTCCCTCGGAATCTGTTTCGCCCGTCAGGCCGGATGGAAATTTCAGGCCCGCGAGTAGCGCTCCTTGTAATCCGGATTCCTCGTTTTGCATGAAACGATATTGTCCGAACACTAGCGCATCACCGATGCCTCTTGAGTTCCCATGGTGAATTTCGGCCTCTTCTTGGTTACTCTCTGCACGTCGCTCATGTTCATGATTTTCGATTTCCGCTTCTCGTATATCGTTTCTTGCTACATAAGGGACTCGAAAGCTGAGAGAAAGATCATCCGTTATACCATAGGCCACATTCAGGAAAGTTGTCACGACCGAACTTGTACTATGGATATGCTGATCTTGTTCGGCAAACTCGATGAGCTGATCATCGGTGAACGTCTGGAGATCCAAGTATTCCAGCCGTGAAGAGAAGGACCACTGTCCTTTGTTAAGAGTAATTGCGCCAACCGTGACAATCGGACCCGTTGAATCGGCACCGAAACCTGCTGAAGGATGATCCGCGACGGCCGCCCGCGACACAAAAATAAGAAGAAAGCAAATGCAATAAGCAGAGAAACCCCGAAATACACGCATTATGACACTCCTTTATTAATTTGTTTGACGGCTTCGAAATAGAACTGAATCGACGTTAAGATCGGTGCGGCGTTTTGGGAGGCGGAGTGGTGATATTCGACAACAAAAACTCAGGGAAAAGAATTCCTGCTTGTCGGGGAAATTCGTACACGAATGCTTGACCCGTGTCCAAGACAGGCAAGATAGCGTGAAAGGCGAAAAGGAAATCCTCATCTTTATGATTGCAAACAGCTTTCAAGACGCAAGTATTCTCTTTTGGTGAGTTATGACAGGATGAAGAAGAATGGATATTTTCATTCTTGGGAAGATTTTGTGCAGCTTTATTTCGTATCGGACAGAAATGATCTTTGCACTCTTTGCCGCAGGTTCTTTCGCTCAGGATCCCAAGAGAAGGAGAAACAGAGAGGAAACCCCAGACCAGTAAAAGCAGTAATCCTGTCTTCTTCATGGGCAGTCGTTATTATACTAGTGAATGGCGGGTTTGAAATATATTCTCTGCGGCAGTTCACCTTCCTGCTGAAAACGGTTAACCAACGGCAGCAGCAGAAACCATCCTTCCTGCGGTCTGGGCCAAGATGGAACTGGGCACCAGTATCACTGCCTTGCGAAGCGTTTCGCCTTTCTGAACTCCGGATCGAGCATTCTTTCGGGGCCGACATCACGCATCGCGTTGAAGCTTTCTCCGACAGACCCGCCTTCGATAAGGCCGGCGGCAAGAGATGGAATCCGCGAAAGACAGAAGATCGAAACTGCGGCGATCACAACCGCAAGGATTGTTGCAGAGAACATGCAACTGAGTTGAGTCATTTGATCGTCCTTTAGGAGATTTTGGAGGCTGAATGATTTTGCCAGCAGAGCATAGCAAGTGCTAATGGCGACCATAAATATGGAATAGAGAACTCTGTAGAATGCGACCTCTGCGTATCTGTAAATCCAGCCCCATGCAATATCCTTCGTCGTTGTTAGAATTCCAAAAGGCAGTGCGAGCGGTCCCAAAATGTCCAAAACCAGGAGCAAGATGCTGGTGCCAACGTCCAGCACATAACTGAGGACAGCAACGATGATCGATGTAATCGCAAAAAGGATCATGGTCATGCCTGCGGGCGTGGTCAGCAATGCGAATGCGGCTGTGGCATTGCCAGCAATATTGTTATATCCGGCGGCATCGAGCCCCATAAGCATGACGTACAGGTTTTCAAAGATTGCTTCTGCTCGATTGTTGTTCCCGGTAATGGAGAATGCCAACGAATTTGCTGTATTCCGAATAATGTCACGGAAATTGTTTGTGGCTGTGTAATTGTGAAGAAGTATTAGCACAACCAGAATTCGTAAAAGCAAAGCCTGGTAATCCATGCGACCGCGAAAATGTTCAAAAAACATTGCGATGATGGCAATGCCGATCAAGGGAGGCACGAGGTAAGTTAGACTTGCATCTCGTAACTCTGCCACTTTTGGATCAATCTGGTTTGCCATCAATGTAAGGAGGGACGGCGTTTGTTGAGTGCAATCCTGCTCAGCGGCATCAGTTCTGGATCCCCAAAGCAGTAGAACTGTGAGCGCGATCGCAAACACCAGGAGCGCGTGCTTACTATTCATGCTGCTTATCCTTCTTCGACAGCAGTTTGTTGATGACCTTTTCGACGGATCGTCTTAGTCCTCTATCGCGCTCCAGATCATCTTGTTTGAATGGAGAATCTGATTGCTTCGGTGATTCTTCAGTTTCATTTTGTCGCGAAAGATCTTTGTTCGCTGGAACCTTGATGTTGTGTGGTTTGATGCTGTATTGTTCATCGAATGCCGCGTTGAACCAGACAGTCGATTCGGCGGGATATGCGGAAAAATTATTCGCGGTTTGAGTCGCAACTTCGTGTCCGACTGAGAATCCGTCAAAGTCCCTAGCAATCGCTTTCAAATTCGGCACCCGTCCGCTTCCACCAGGAGCTTCCATACTGTATTTGGGGTGCGCAAGAAGTCTTGCGACATCCTCCGGCGTATCGACTCTTAGCACTCTTGAAGATTCAGATGGAATTAAGATTTGCCAATTGTCTCTGACTAGATCCGGCTTTTCTTTTCGTGCCCATTCCACCCAGTCGCTGCTGTGCTTGCGCGCGTCAAACGTCGATGTTGACATTTGATTGCTAGGCTTAAAATGTATCTCGTCGTTTCCACTTCGGCTCTGATCTTTCTTGTGCGGCGACTCTTGATTCTCAACAATTCTTAGCTGAGGTTCCGGTTTGATTGCTTTCAAGCCGTTTACGTAGTATGTCTCAGGAGGGTGATTCAGATTCAGTTCTCGCGGATCCACCTTCCGGAATCCATGGCCAACAAGTTGGCCGTTGTCTTTTTCGTAACGCCACTCCTTGACGATTCCGCCGAATTTCTCGGAGAAGCGTTTTTCTGCGGCAGCTCTAAGACCGCTGCTTTCAGAAAGAGGCTCTTTGCCATTGTTTGCCTTGTAATCAATTCGTACTTCCGGGTAATTCGTTGCGGGGCTTGCCTGGATGCGATTGAGGCTCCGGTCCAAAGCTTCGACTTGCTTCTGGCTTGCGGAGCGAACCCAGTGTTCCGCTGCTTCATTATTGAGAGATTGAGTAACCGATCGCCTGGGTTCGTGATTTCCTGATCGGTTTTGGTCTCGCTCACGATCGCCAGAAGCGCTCTTCCCTTCATATTTGGTTGAACTGGAGTGTGAGTCGAGGTTATAAGAGCGAGATGACCAGCCGTCGGCTTCAGAATTAGGCGAAGGAAGTGATTGAATCCCCGTTCTGGATTGATCGCCCTTGAATGACGGATTGTTGTTTTTCTGGTTCGAACCTTTCGTTTCTACGACACCGGATGATCCCACTAAATTTTTTGTGGATTCTCTGACAGGGCTCCCTTCATGTGTACTTGCCAAATAAGTGTTATTTTTGTTGACGATCTCATGGCTATCGGCTTGTTCCTTCCCGCTAGAAATGGTTCGCGTTGATTTTCCAACGGAATCTCTTGGGACAGTAGAATCGCTTGATGCATCTCTCTTCGATTCCAATTTACCGGACGTTGGAACGAAGCTTGATCCAATTGTTTTACGGTCATTGATACTTCCATGATGCGAAGTTGGCGGGTCTTTGGGACCCATCGTTTGATTGTTTTTGTCGAATCTCCCACTGCTAACTGAACGAGTGTGATCAGCAGGCAATTCCTTTTCGGTTTTCCCGGCCTTTGAAGGGCCCGTCTTCTCTGAAGCGCCGGATTTTATTGGAGTAGCGCCAGACTCGCGATATTCTTTTGCCGGGGGATCGGACACTTTCTGTGATTTTGAAGAAACAGGTGTGTGATTCCAGCTGAAGGAGTCGCTTTGCGCTTTGTTTTGCATTTGCGAAACTTCAGTCGACTTTTCTGACTTTGGCGAAACGACTCCCGTTGTCGGATTAGCTGATGATGATTGCGTGCCCGGTGCTGTCGTTTTGTTTTTTCGATCGCCGGTGGAAGACTCGTTCGTGCGTGAACCGCGCGAAGATAAGTTTTTGTTTTCCGTTGACCCGGAAGTGCCCGGATTACCTTTTGAGTTATCGGGTACGTAAGATCGCGAATTCGCTGAAATAGAAGCAGGACTTTTAGAACCAGTTGAATTCCCTGAACTGGAAATCGGATTCGGAGATGAGCTCGCATTCTTGGTGAGGCCGACGTCTGATTCATGTTTCTTTTGGAAGTAACCGGCGGAAGCAGGGGAGTTTCCATTGCCCGAACTTTTTGTTGGAGCAGGTAAAGTTGAATCGGAAGTCCGTACTTTCGACACGGCGCCGCTCTGTAACGGAACAGGAACTCCTGCGATCTTTGACCCGTTCGATCCGTCTGCAGTTGAAGTCTTCGGAATGACGGAGCCTCCTACAACATTTGTACTGTTTCCGAACTTGGCTTGGGTTGTGGGACCTGCACTGGGGCCGCC
Coding sequences within it:
- a CDS encoding type IV secretion system protein, with protein sequence MNSKHALLVFAIALTVLLLWGSRTDAAEQDCTQQTPSLLTLMANQIDPKVAELRDASLTYLVPPLIGIAIIAMFFEHFRGRMDYQALLLRILVVLILLHNYTATNNFRDIIRNTANSLAFSITGNNNRAEAIFENLYVMLMGLDAAGYNNIAGNATAAFALLTTPAGMTMILFAITSIIVAVLSYVLDVGTSILLLVLDILGPLALPFGILTTTKDIAWGWIYRYAEVAFYRVLYSIFMVAISTCYALLAKSFSLQNLLKDDQMTQLSCMFSATILAVVIAAVSIFCLSRIPSLAAGLIEGGSVGESFNAMRDVGPERMLDPEFRKAKRFARQ